One stretch of Heptranchias perlo isolate sHepPer1 chromosome 29, sHepPer1.hap1, whole genome shotgun sequence DNA includes these proteins:
- the LOC137299802 gene encoding testis-specific serine/threonine-protein kinase 6-like, which translates to MSGDTFLAELGYKLGKTIGEGSYSKVKVGSSKKYRENVAIKVVDRKKAPPDFVNKFLPRELAILRGIKHPHIVQVYEFIEVCNGKLYIVMEQAATDLLQLIQHRGHIPCNEARHLFSQIACAVKYLHEHDIVHRDLKCENILLTEEMQVKITDFGFGKKIHGYPDLSSTYCGSAAYAPPEVLMGVPYDPKKYDIWSLGIILYVIVTGCMPFDDSNISKLPKSQQKGVVYPDSIQLEEKCQSLIRELLQFCPSGRPAANQIVKHAWLRDK; encoded by the coding sequence ATGTCCGGAGACACATTTCTGGCAGAGTTAGGTTATAAACTAGGGAAAACCATCGGCGAGGGCAGTTACTCCAAAGTTAAAGTAGGCAGTTCCAAGAAGTACAGGGAGAATGTTGCCATAAAGGTAGTGGACAGGAAGAAGGCTCCACCAGACTTTGTCAATAAGTTCTTGCCAAGGGAGTTGGCCATCctgagaggaatcaaacaccctCATATTGTTCAGGTTTATGAATTCATTGAGGTTTGCAATGGGAAGCTCTACATTGTCATGGAGCAAGCGGCAACGGATCTCCTTCAGTTGATTCAACACAGGGGCCACATCCCATGCAACGAAGCCCGCCACTTGTTTTCCCAGATCGCCTGTGCTGTCAAATATCTTCACGAGCACGACATTGTCCACCGCGACCTCAAGTGTGAAAACATCCTGTTGACTGAAGAAATGCAGGTAAAGATCACCGATTTTGGATTTGGCAAGAAGATCCATGGCTATCCTGATCTCAGCAGCACTTACTGTGGCTCTGCGGCCTATGCCCCACCTGAGGTCCTAATGGGAGTCCCCTATGACCCCAAAAAGTATGACATTTGGAGCCTGGGGATCATCCTTTATGTGATAGTGACTGGGTGCATGCCTTTTGATGACTCAAACATCAGCAAATTGCCCAAGAGCCAGCAGAAAGGAGTGGTCTACCCAGACAGCATTCAACTAGAGGAGAAATGCCAGTCTTTGATTAGGGAGCTGCTGCAGTTCTGCCCCTCAGGACGACCAGCTGCCAACCAAATTGTCAAGCATGCATGGCTTAGAGACAAGTAG
- the armc6 gene encoding armadillo repeat-containing protein 6 isoform X2, protein MASRRITQETFDTVVQENMTEFEMEPEEALNEAIQQFESQGVDLINVVKAVQKTTAETSDQKHNVLQALDALQKALDLMDLDEMGDHLTNFTKQCSLDFAHRHLAAEKSAYSTVLSSCKELMSDRPCLLKGVQALAALLDGQPDLLDSEGQDLLLDILKQNQSDAALNVVTIRAIHHSCLMHEQNRQDLVQRGVLPLLTGAIVIHGTQPDVIREASSTLRVMTFDDDIRVPFGRAHDHAKLIVMENDGLRIIIEAAKAFTDNPLVLSELCATLSRLAVRNEFCQDIVDLGGLNFMVALLADCIDHRELVRQVLSAFRAIAGNDEVKDAIINAGGTDLIVLAMNRHMGSPQICEQGCAALGMVALRKPENCRVIMEGSGALMALQAMKTHPAEKQACMLLRNLVARNPDFIQLILEMGAELLILRAKTTHRDCEDLAKAALRDLGCKVELHELWTGQKGGICR, encoded by the exons ATGGCTAGCAGACGGATTACGCAGGAGACATTCGATACTGTAGTGCAAGAAAACATGACTGAGTTTGAAATGGAGCCAGAAGAGGCTCTGAATGAAGCAATACAACAATTTGAGTCACAAG GTGTTGACTTGATCAATGTGGTGAAAGCTGTCCAGAAGACGACTGCAGAAACAAGTGATCAGAAACACAATGTCCTACAG GCCCTGGATGCGCTTCAGAAAGCTCTGGACCTCATGGATCTTGACGAAATGGGGGACCATCTGACTAACTTCACCAAGCAGTGCAGTCTCGACTTCGCGCACCGCCATCTGGCAGCTGAAAAGTCAGCATATTCCACCGTCCTCTCCTCCTGTAAAGAACTGATGTCTGACAGGCCCTGCCTGTTGAAGGGAGTCCAGGCCTTAGCTGCCCTGCTGGACGGGCAGCCAGATCTCCTTGACTCGGAGggccaggacctcctccttgACATCTTAAAGCAGAACCAGAGCGACGCGGCCCTGAACGTGGTGACTATCCGCGCAATCCATCACAGCTGCCTGATGCACGAGCAGAATCGGCAGGACCTGGTGCAGCGGGGGGTTCTCCCCTTACTGACTGGTGCCATCGTGATCCACGGCACCCAGCCTGACGTGATCAGGGAGGCGAGCAGCACCCTGAGAGTCATGACCTTTGATGACGACATCAGAGTTCCCTTTGGCCGTGCCCACGATCATGCCAAGTTGATAGTGATGGAAAATGACGGACTCCGGATCATCATTGAAGCTGCAAAAG CATTCACAGACAACCCGTTGGTCCTCAGTGAGCTGTGCGCCACGCTGTCTCGCCTTGCCGTCAGGAACGAGTTCTGCCAGGATATCGTGGATCTCGGAGGCCTGAACTTCATGGTAGCGCTGCTGGCGGACTGTATCGACCATCGG GAACTTGTGCGGCAGGTGCTGAGCGCGTTCCGAGCAATCGCAGGTAATGACGAGGTGAAGGACGCGATTATCAATGCTGGCGGAACAGACCTGATAGTGTTAGCCATGAACCGTCACATGGGAAGCCCGCAG ATCTGCGAGCAAGGCTGTGCGGCCTTAGGGATGGTTGCCCTGCGGAAGCCGGAAAACTGTAGAGTGATCATGGAGGGCAGCGGAGCGTTGATGGCCCTGCAGGCGATGAAAACTCACCCGGCTGAG AAGCAGGCCTGCATGCTGCTTCGTAACCTGGTGGCCCGCAACCCTGACTTTATCCAGCTGATACTGGAGATGGGAGCAGAACTGCTGATCCTACGAGCTAAgaccacacacagggactgcgaGGACTTGGCGAAAGCTGCCCTGAGAGACCTGGGCTGCAAAGTGGAGCTTCACGAGCTCTGGACGGGGCAGAAAGGCGGGATCTGCCGTTGA
- the armc6 gene encoding armadillo repeat-containing protein 6 isoform X1, which yields MASRRITQETFDTVVQENMTEFEMEPEEALNEAIQQFESQGVDLINVVKAVQKTTAETSDQKHNVLQALDALQKALDLMDLDEMGDHLTNFTKQCSLDFAHRHLAAEKSAYSTVLSSCKELMSDRPCLLKGVQALAALLDGQPDLLDSEGQDLLLDILKQNQSDAALNVVTIRAIHHSCLMHEQNRQDLVQRGVLPLLTGAIVIHGTQPDVIREASSTLRVMTFDDDIRVPFGRAHDHAKLIVMENDGLRIIIEAAKAFTDNPLVLSELCATLSRLAVRNEFCQDIVDLGGLNFMVALLADCIDHRELVRQVLSAFRAIAGNDEVKDAIINAGGTDLIVLAMNRHMGSPQICEQGCAALGMVALRKPENCRVIMEGSGALMALQAMKTHPAEVNVQKQACMLLRNLVARNPDFIQLILEMGAELLILRAKTTHRDCEDLAKAALRDLGCKVELHELWTGQKGGICR from the exons ATGGCTAGCAGACGGATTACGCAGGAGACATTCGATACTGTAGTGCAAGAAAACATGACTGAGTTTGAAATGGAGCCAGAAGAGGCTCTGAATGAAGCAATACAACAATTTGAGTCACAAG GTGTTGACTTGATCAATGTGGTGAAAGCTGTCCAGAAGACGACTGCAGAAACAAGTGATCAGAAACACAATGTCCTACAG GCCCTGGATGCGCTTCAGAAAGCTCTGGACCTCATGGATCTTGACGAAATGGGGGACCATCTGACTAACTTCACCAAGCAGTGCAGTCTCGACTTCGCGCACCGCCATCTGGCAGCTGAAAAGTCAGCATATTCCACCGTCCTCTCCTCCTGTAAAGAACTGATGTCTGACAGGCCCTGCCTGTTGAAGGGAGTCCAGGCCTTAGCTGCCCTGCTGGACGGGCAGCCAGATCTCCTTGACTCGGAGggccaggacctcctccttgACATCTTAAAGCAGAACCAGAGCGACGCGGCCCTGAACGTGGTGACTATCCGCGCAATCCATCACAGCTGCCTGATGCACGAGCAGAATCGGCAGGACCTGGTGCAGCGGGGGGTTCTCCCCTTACTGACTGGTGCCATCGTGATCCACGGCACCCAGCCTGACGTGATCAGGGAGGCGAGCAGCACCCTGAGAGTCATGACCTTTGATGACGACATCAGAGTTCCCTTTGGCCGTGCCCACGATCATGCCAAGTTGATAGTGATGGAAAATGACGGACTCCGGATCATCATTGAAGCTGCAAAAG CATTCACAGACAACCCGTTGGTCCTCAGTGAGCTGTGCGCCACGCTGTCTCGCCTTGCCGTCAGGAACGAGTTCTGCCAGGATATCGTGGATCTCGGAGGCCTGAACTTCATGGTAGCGCTGCTGGCGGACTGTATCGACCATCGG GAACTTGTGCGGCAGGTGCTGAGCGCGTTCCGAGCAATCGCAGGTAATGACGAGGTGAAGGACGCGATTATCAATGCTGGCGGAACAGACCTGATAGTGTTAGCCATGAACCGTCACATGGGAAGCCCGCAG ATCTGCGAGCAAGGCTGTGCGGCCTTAGGGATGGTTGCCCTGCGGAAGCCGGAAAACTGTAGAGTGATCATGGAGGGCAGCGGAGCGTTGATGGCCCTGCAGGCGATGAAAACTCACCCGGCTGAGGTGAATGTCCAG AAGCAGGCCTGCATGCTGCTTCGTAACCTGGTGGCCCGCAACCCTGACTTTATCCAGCTGATACTGGAGATGGGAGCAGAACTGCTGATCCTACGAGCTAAgaccacacacagggactgcgaGGACTTGGCGAAAGCTGCCCTGAGAGACCTGGGCTGCAAAGTGGAGCTTCACGAGCTCTGGACGGGGCAGAAAGGCGGGATCTGCCGTTGA